The window ttttgacatccatctgccaaatttcataatcataaaatgcAGCTATGGCGAGCACTATTCTAATAGATTTTAATCTTATCTAGTGGTGAGAAATTCTCGGTATAATTAACccttggggtttgagtaaagcctttcgCAACCAATCGAGCCTTGaaggtgtgtacctttccattcatgttggtcttcttcttaaagatccatttgcacccaactgtcttacgacctggtacattgtctaCCAAATTCCAAATTTGATTGTCATATATGGACTTGATCTCGTTGtcaattgcctctttccacttggctgactcaaggactgccatggcttccttgtagttagccggttcatccaaatttaccactgtactatcactgataaatgtatcaccttttgcggtaatatggaaaccatacaactcTGGTTGTAttctaactctagtggaacgcctaagaggtaacgACTCGTCAATTGTGTCAACTAGAATTTCTTCCTCATGTTGAGCCCTAATAATTTCATAAGTTTCTTCATCATTTAactcttgaatttattcaagatcaatagtactcccactatcctctttgcatatgatctctctttctctctttcgaAAGACTCCCCTTCGTGCTAAAAAACCACGTTCTCaataggtctgtagaacaaatatccaaaggacttttgtaggaagccgatgaaaatacatctctcactttgagattcaagcttgtcgtgagtctctcgtctaacgaaagcttcacaaccccaaaccttgatatgtgctaacaagggaaccttccctgcccacatctcatgaggtgctttggcaactttctttattgggacaagattaagaatgtgggcggcagtctctaaggcatacccccataaagaTATTGGAAGTGAAGCTCAAATCATCATgaaatgaaccatgtccaacaaggttcaattactcctctcagctacaccattaaggTGAGATGTCCTAGGAGGTcttaattgtgaaactattccacattccttgaggtagtcgtggaactcgataataagatactcaccgcctctatcggatctaagcatgtatatcttcctgcccaattgattctcgacttcttgtttgaactctatgaacttttcaaaggtttctgacttatgcttgattaagtagatatagccataccttctataatcatcagtaaaagtcacatagaatcgatttgcatcccttgtggtggatctgaagggcctacACACATCTATATCTATAAGAACTAGTGAAacgtgattttgtcatctttcccaataATCAAGACTCACATGtttcatctgaccttaagtcaaatgattccaacactctatccttttggagttgggacaTGCttttcttattgacatgtccaagatgacaatgccacaaacatgctttgtctataccattagacgaatcaatatgaaaaacaatatttcctaaattgtctacaatcatcacgatttcatacacaccatcacaatgtaaggcttcaaaataaaacacaccatttttataagcagAAATATAACCATTcttatcattaaaagaatatatataaaaccttgtttaaataaagcataaatgaaatgaAGTTTCATGTCATCTCTGACGAGTAGAAACAGTttattaaatctaaacctaacccactaatAAGCACTAAGCTATAAACTCCagtcttggtgacaggtaaataTCGCCTATTTCCTATGATCAAGTTCTTCTTTCCATGcaccacatcctcacttcttcttagcccctgcaaattagaacaaatatgAAACCCAcatccggtatcaaggacccaataatgagaatatgatgagttattagataagatagtgtaaatacttgccaATGTTGGCTTCACCTTGCCACCCATGATATCCTGCAAGTATTTCGGGCAACTTCGTTTTAAATGCCTCTTGTCATTACAATAGAAGCAAGTGACCTCCTTAGAGTCAGAGACAGAGGGATCATAAGAACTGAATTTTCCTTTGGGTCCTGTACTTGACGACCCAGCTTGAGACTTTCCCTTCTAGTTTTGTTTGGGAGGACCTTTCCACTTCTTCCCTTTCCTTTCCCTATGGACAGAACAAGTGCACTTGTAGGAGATGAAGCAAAACATTTTCCCTTCATTCCCGCTTCAACTGTTTGAAGGAGGTTGTGAAATTGTGACAAAGTAGTTTCATtgttgttgttcaaatgataggtcaatataactgatcataacaacttggcaGAGAGTTCAACACTGTGTCGATTGCTAGCTCTTCGTTAAAATTCACATTGAGCTAGATTAGCCTATCCATGTATCCTTGCATTATTGAAACGTGGTTACTCATAAACTCTCCATCCTTCACCTTCCTAGCAATGAGAGACTTTGCCACCTCGTACTTTTCTTGACGAACTCGCTTATGGTACttctccataaggtccttgttaaTCTCGTACGACCAGTAATCCTCATAGTTCCTTTGCAATTTTGGAGTCATTGTCGCCACCATGATGCACATAACTTTTGTAGCATCATTATTGTGTTTTCTGTAGGCGACCATTTCTTCAAGAGTGGCCTTCGttttatcaatttcatccaaaGGATTTTGAAGGATATATTCCTTGTCTTCGAAGCGAAGAGCCATTTTGATGTTGCGTATCCAATCATTGTAGTTGGTTCCATCCAATTGCACCTTCGAGCAAATATTCAATAGAgagaagttgttgttgttgttggagggggaggaggaaccagaagcatcagttggagtagacatctgaaagagTAGAAAGGAAggttttagttagataagaacAATCGTCAATagaacacccaaaatgaaatatcaaggttaggatccaactaaataatttaaaacttagaaaaaggatgccataatctaattgtaaattacataaaggtaggtaaatgacgatttaccaatttcaccattgaaaaacaaaatttaaacgaatttagtttttaaattaaattcctagatcttttgagaatcattgaatttttcaatgacatgtttaatctcgattatgctcttccatttgtgactgggatactgaggatcacaaacaagatatgaataacaatgcaaattaacttggtacactcgatgtcatttaccatctcattttaatgtgtcggttagccacacacactccattaatcaatgataatttatgagacACCCGTTGCCAGTCTTTATTCGTCcctattagtgtgtcagttaaccacatacgctccactaacgactcataaagtgcaatgtgtaatttcatgggttagcatacaatttcacattttccctaaagtaactaagattgagaatttttataaaaatatttttagttactttataattcattatacttattaatgaggattaggttgtcctatcaaactcgttcggctaacgaccctccaccaatcaagggagcggtgggtaagagtggatacccaatgacaatcattttataggccacttccttaaactccccttatagatcggcttcgtgaatgaggcatactagcggttcgactgacctgtcttatatatatagtaatattagtcatttaatgttacatataatataagggtgtattttaattttctttttcaaaaaaactaggttatattttaaattttcaaaattatattcaattaattaaaataaaataaaccaatcatgaatTCAAGATAAGGATATCAAATTACTTctaaaaaatattcaattttatacaataaaaaacattattaaaggtAATCATCCTAATCAATTCATGAGATATCTTTAAAACCGAAAATTAAGGATCTGACAGTCCAACATGCCGTGGTAAACAATCATCACGCCGTGTCAGGACGAATTCACAGGCCAACACACTGTGGTGGAAGAACACCATATCATGTTTGCGGGACAAAATGATGCTTCTGTTAGCTCCTTCTTGTTCAAGTTCAACCActgtatcaattcaatagaaaactacACCTACGCTCAGATAACACTGATGAGTATTATGCAAAACAttaatcatatgtgtgcatgcaaccctaaaaaatttgatctatgttttctccaattgaacatacaacttgaaCAACAAAATAGAAAAACCCTAACATACTAGTATATAATCGAAATACACAATTAGGGTTAGAAGattcataccttgattgttatatagtaataacaatccaaaTCATTGTGTTGTTAAAGCCTTGAGAGTgagtgtcacaaatgtcacacctctagtggttcacacccaacactagcaatAGAAGATGATTGAGAATGAGGAAAGAGGCTTCAAAATTTTCGGTTGGCTCTTCAAGAGAATGAGTGGCCGAAAATTGTAGGGTTCAGGTTGTTTATATAGTGTagttaggaaaccctagataaacccTAATCCAAGATAATCTTAAATCGGGCAGTTATCCATTTTCCTGTTTATCTACCAAAGACTATTCTAGAAACCCTTAGGCCATAAGAAAACCGTCCAAGGCCTATGGAGGGTTCTAGATTGCCTCTttgctcaactattaaacaattacactccagtccctgcacttttaattaattcctttaatcccaaaattaattctaattaatataatattttcataatatattaataaatcatttatttcaatttattaatcatataataaatcaatctctttctccaaaatcatcTTGTTTAGTTgctagtcttgagggcaacccgaaaggactgtgctactattaatttaagtatataccaattatagttataagcttagacacctaatccaacactttatcCATTGGGACTATCCGAAAAGGTCCAAAACCCAATCCGTAAAGCTTAATAATGCAAGGGattaaccaataagcacttaatccctAAAGTCCTAAGTCCATCCTTTCTAGAAGTGATTCTAACACCAAAACCATCTCAAATACATACATGTCCAATGCATTTCTTGAACCGATATTAGGGCAAACTGAGGATTTATGACCTAATCTCTATAcatgacatcaaaacttgattATAATCTAGATCTAAGACACTACTAACTTAtcttgacctggagattcataaagttgcaaactttttgAGTTCTAACCATTCCAATATTCAAGAACAAGAAACTaaagggacaaaactcaagatctaacaACTTTGAATGATAAAAATTGAGTCTTGGACACTTATGAAGGCCAGAAGAGTGCCAAGGTGAAGAATGAGAACTTGCTTGCTTGATCTATGCTTCCTTCCTCCTCCTTTTTCCTTCTTTAGCTTCAATAAGCACCTAACTAGCACAAAAATAGAGTAagatgattagggtttgcaaggaaCGTTTGGGGGAATGGAGGCTGATGTAAGGGAGGCTATGAGGGGGTTAAAGATCCTTAAATAGGGATCAACCCTTAaactttagggttttctccatcagccgccaccacgtcgtggtgaggcTTCACTACGTCGTGGCCAAAAAGGAATCATGCACAATTTGGAAAAAATTCATACATGGAATCGAGTGTTACACATACTTCTCCCACCTTGGGAGAACACATCCAACATGCCCATACACTCATCCTACACATCAAAGTGGTTCTCTCCGTCCAGGAGGAACCACCTCATCTCACATGTCGATCTGAGTTGATCGTTGGAGCCTGCTCCTGGGGCATAGTCCCTAGGATGATTTTAACGACTTTGTTTTGATAGAAACTAGATATCATGATGCACCACCACTAGATCTCCGGTCGAGATCTGACTCCAAGATTCGGCGGCCTGAGTTGACGTTACAACAATATATTGGGGAGGCCTCATGAGAAATACAAATAATTTACGAAAACATGAAAACATAGAAAACCTATGATATTGTGTCACTTCAACCTTATATTTTGGACAATAATCCATCCAAAATTTGAACTATATTATAATAATCGATGATACATTAaaaattgtttcatattagcaaaacacgttttttgactttttattatgaaaacttgaatttaaaAGTGGTTAAGGACGTGAAAAAAATAGAAAGAAACGGTTGTTAAAACCATATTTAAGTCTATATTACCGTAAGAcactctcatatatatataagataaaatctgatttcatatatatatatatatatatatatatatatatatatatatatatatatatatatatatatatatatatatatatatatatatatatataaaatggtgGGCCTCATGTTTTTTGTTTAAGATTTAaattaagtagataattataataataataatttttttggaaAAGAGTATACTAATCATTCTAGGTAGTTCAAAGACCATTTGTGTAAGTTTAAAAACCACGAGGACTATTTGCATAAAAAAAAGATTAACATGGACTGAAATTAGTCCATTGTGACTTTTCATAGGAGAGCATTTATATAATTATGTCTAAAATAAAAGGTTGTCACAGTAGTTGAATGatttaatgaaataaattaattggcATTAAAACTTTACAAAATATTACTATGACTTTAGTTAGTTTCTATATTTAACCCTAAAGTAAATAACAGTAATATTGGCAACAAGTAGGTAAATGGAAGGGTACAATTTAGGTAAAAAAGGAAACTGAAAATGAATGCGTTACTCAATTGCCGGCGCACGGCGACCCAACGGTCGGGAGAAGTGGTGTGGGGTCCGTCACACATGATAATTGCCCCCATCACACCAACATTGAGCTGTGATTCAACCGCTGTTTGGAGCCCACGATTTTTATTCGTCCCACTCATCGAGACAGACTGTTTCAAACCCCTCTCAAACCCTTAAAAGACCCCCTTCCCTCTTCCACAACTCATTCTACTTCTCATCTGTCTTCGATTCCTTTCTTCAAAAATCAAAGCTTTCTTCGATCCATCAATGGCAGAAGAAACCCTCAACACAGCCGCACAATCGGCAGCTCATGCTGAGGTTGCCGTTGTTTCCGATGTCCCAGAGGCCGAGAAGGTTGAAACCTGTGCAAAAGACGCTGTCTTGCCGGAGCCGGTGAAAGATGCAGTCGTTGAAGATGAGAAGGAGAAGGTTGCTGCTTCGACTTCCTTCAAGGAGGAAAGTAACATTGTGGGTGAACTTCCTGATCCACAGAAGAAGGCTTTGGATGAACTGAAACATTTGGTTCAGGAAGCTCTTAACAAACACGAGCTCACTGCTCCTCCACCGCCGGTTAAGGAGGAGAAGCCGGTTGAGGAAAAGCCATCATCCGTCGTTGAAGAGGAAGCCAAGCCTTGTGAGGATCCGGCTGTTCCTACGCCGGTGGCTGAACCTGTGGTTGAGTGCAAGGAAGAAGAGAAGGTTACACCACCGGCGGCAGAGCCATCGGAGCCTGTGAAGGAAGTGACCGAGGTGATCGTGAAAACCGAATCCTGCATCGACGAAGACGGAGCAAAAAAGATCGAAGCGATTCAAGAAACGATCGTAGCAGTCACCATGCCTGCGGAGCCACCAAAGACAGAGGAAACTGAGCAACCACCGTGCGCGGCAGAGGAAATCCCAATCTCACCTGAAGAAGTCTCCATCTGGGGAATCCCATTACTCGCCGACGAACGTAGCGACGTTATTCTCCTGAAATTCCTCCGCGCAAGAGACTTTAAGGTCAAAGAAGCCTTCACCATGCTTAAAAGCGTGGTGGCATGGAGGAAAGAGTTCGGGATCGAATCACTACTCGATGAAGATCTGGGAACAGAGCAAGAGAAGGTGGTTTACATGCACGGCGTCGATAAAGACGGCCACCCAGTCTGCTACAACGCATACGGCGAGTATCAAAACAAGGAATTATACCAAGCAACCTTCTCCGACGAAGAGAAGCGCAAGAATTTCCTCCGATGGAGAATCCAGTTCCTGGAAAAGAGCATCAGAAAGCTCGATTTCAGCCCCGATGGGATCTCCACCATCGTACAAATCATCGATCTCAAATTTTCCCCCTCCCCCTTCAAGAAAGAACtccgtcaagttcttcagttgcTCCAGGACAATTACCCAGAATTCGTCGCCAAACAGGTACCTACCTCCATTAATAATAAATCTGTCAGTTCAATTTCTTAATTTGTCTGGGACATGATGACATGTTCTGATCTTTGTCTTTTGACCTGTAGTCAACGGTCGACCACAACTACCACATGCGTTTGTTCTTAATCTTTTTCTGATCTGGTTTTTGTGTCGTTTTTTTTTTCCTGAAGGTGTTCATCAATGTTCCATGGTGGTACCTTGCTTTCTACAAGATGATCAATCCATTCTTCACCCAGAGGACCAAAAGCAAGTTCGTTTTCGCCGGTCCTTCAAAAACTTCTGAAACCCTCTTCAAGTGAGTTTTCCGAGAACCATACCTCCGATTCTTCCATGGATCTTTCATCTTTCTAACCTTTTATTTTATTCTGCAAATTCAGATACATAGCACCGGAGCTTGTTCCAGTTCAATACGGCGGTCTTAGCAGGGACGGCGAACAAGAGTTCACCGCCGGCGACTCCATCACGGAGGAGATCATCAAGCCTTCTTGCGAACACACAATCGAGCTTCAAGCTCCTGAGGCATGCACGTTGATATGGGAGGCGAGAGTGGTGGGAGGTGAAGTTTCATATGGGGCTGAATTTGTGCCAAGTGCAGAAGATGGATACACTGTTATTGTTCAGAAATCGAGGAAGGTTACAGAGAGCAGTGATGGATCGGTGATTTGTGGGAAGTTTAAGTGTGGTGAAGCAGGGAAAGTGGTGCTTACATTCTTTAATCAGacctccaagaagaagaaggtgcttTACAGGTTCAAGAGCGAGTAAAAAAGCTGCTTCGTATTTCATTCATACATTATATTCTTGGaatttatttatattgatttggtgatttgatttgatttgttttgtGGTTTTAGTATGTTCATTATATATTGGGATTTGGTGTATTGAAATTTTACATATAGAAATGGATTGTGAGCAAATACAGTTTGGTTCGAAGTCTTTCATAATTTGATCCGTTTTCGGATTCTTGTTCGGATCATTGACAAAGCTAAAAACAAAATGAGACAACGATTTACACCCTGACAAAATCCTTTTAGGATATGTTGTAATAAAAAAGACATGAATAAAGTTTGATTGGTATCAATTTCATTCTATTTCTCTACATATAATAACACTATTGTATCACACCACAAACAATGGAATCGAAACCACTAACAACACTATTCATATCTAATACTATAAGTCTCCACTCTTTATATGAGGTTCTCTTACCAGTAAAGAGTGAACTTATCCAAACATAATCCCACGCTATCTTTTCATTTTATTCTTCGGCTTCGTTTCTTGATCTCCTCCCTTTTACCTCCTCTTTCCGTTGACCACTTTTTTATGCATGCCATAAACTCAACTCAATAGTCCTATATTGTATCTCTTTTAGATGTCATGCATAGTGAAAAAAGTGCCTAACAATGAGTCAGTTAGTTTGAATTATGGATGAGTAtctagtaaggcctatgttgttatATTAGAGAACTTTTTTTTAAACAAGAATATGTATATAAAATGAATATATCTTTAAGGTTATATAAGCTTAAATACCCAAACAcaccataatacgtcgttttgtttgat of the Lactuca sativa cultivar Salinas chromosome 6, Lsat_Salinas_v11, whole genome shotgun sequence genome contains:
- the LOC111908859 gene encoding patellin-3 — encoded protein: MAEETLNTAAQSAAHAEVAVVSDVPEAEKVETCAKDAVLPEPVKDAVVEDEKEKVAASTSFKEESNIVGELPDPQKKALDELKHLVQEALNKHELTAPPPPVKEEKPVEEKPSSVVEEEAKPCEDPAVPTPVAEPVVECKEEEKVTPPAAEPSEPVKEVTEVIVKTESCIDEDGAKKIEAIQETIVAVTMPAEPPKTEETEQPPCAAEEIPISPEEVSIWGIPLLADERSDVILLKFLRARDFKVKEAFTMLKSVVAWRKEFGIESLLDEDLGTEQEKVVYMHGVDKDGHPVCYNAYGEYQNKELYQATFSDEEKRKNFLRWRIQFLEKSIRKLDFSPDGISTIVQIIDLKFSPSPFKKELRQVLQLLQDNYPEFVAKQVFINVPWWYLAFYKMINPFFTQRTKSKFVFAGPSKTSETLFKYIAPELVPVQYGGLSRDGEQEFTAGDSITEEIIKPSCEHTIELQAPEACTLIWEARVVGGEVSYGAEFVPSAEDGYTVIVQKSRKVTESSDGSVICGKFKCGEAGKVVLTFFNQTSKKKKVLYRFKSE